The following proteins are encoded in a genomic region of Alphaproteobacteria bacterium:
- the queA gene encoding tRNA preQ1(34) S-adenosylmethionine ribosyltransferase-isomerase QueA, translating to MDISHFDFNLPPELIAQFPASQRDQSRLLVVGAHGALTSTSFIQILDFMESGDVLVFNNTKVIPARLYGKRGDIQVEILLHKRQRSEKETHELTWDVFAKPAKRLKIGHEVIFAADFKARVIDKKETGEVILSFAYPESEFYRKLEINGHMPLPPYIARDEEGADQDRYQTIYAKHEGAVAAPTAGLHFSQSLMEQLRAKGIILVEVTLHVGAGTFQPVKVDNITEHHMHYEWCELTDATAAVINTAKAAGQKIIAVGTTSVRVLETAAHYAEDRNAYVMPFAGETNIFITPGYPFKVIDRLITNFHLPKSTLFMLVSAFAGLDEMKRAYAYAIEERFRFYSYGDACLIFPYESPIL from the coding sequence ATGGATATTTCCCATTTCGATTTTAATCTTCCTCCGGAACTTATAGCACAATTTCCTGCGTCGCAGAGAGATCAAAGCCGATTATTGGTGGTTGGAGCGCATGGCGCTTTAACGTCAACGTCGTTCATTCAGATCCTTGATTTTATGGAGAGTGGTGATGTTTTGGTGTTTAATAACACCAAAGTCATACCTGCGCGTTTATATGGTAAGCGTGGCGATATCCAGGTTGAAATTTTATTGCATAAACGTCAGCGCAGTGAAAAGGAAACACATGAATTAACCTGGGATGTGTTTGCTAAACCCGCTAAACGTTTAAAGATAGGCCACGAGGTTATCTTTGCTGCTGATTTTAAAGCACGCGTGATCGATAAAAAGGAAACTGGGGAAGTCATACTTTCGTTTGCATACCCAGAATCTGAATTTTATCGTAAGCTTGAAATAAACGGACATATGCCACTTCCCCCCTACATTGCAAGAGATGAAGAAGGGGCTGACCAGGATCGCTACCAGACCATTTATGCCAAGCATGAGGGTGCCGTTGCGGCACCTACCGCCGGTCTGCATTTTAGCCAATCCCTTATGGAGCAGTTGCGGGCTAAGGGGATTATTCTTGTGGAGGTTACCCTTCATGTGGGAGCCGGTACGTTTCAGCCAGTGAAAGTCGATAATATTACAGAGCACCATATGCACTATGAATGGTGTGAATTGACAGATGCTACTGCTGCTGTGATTAATACCGCTAAAGCGGCTGGACAAAAGATCATCGCCGTTGGTACGACATCTGTAAGGGTTCTGGAGACGGCAGCACATTATGCCGAGGATCGTAACGCGTATGTGATGCCCTTTGCTGGAGAAACCAATATTTTTATAACACCTGGTTACCCCTTTAAAGTGATTGATCGCCTAATCACCAATTTTCACTTGCCTAAATCTACCCTTTTTATGCTAGTATCTGCCTTTGCCGGTCTTGATGAAATGAAGCGTGCCTACGCTTATGCCATTGAAGAGCGGTTTCGGTTTTACTCTTATGGCGATGCCTGTTTGATTTTTCCTTATGAAAGCCCCATCCTTTAA
- a CDS encoding peptidylprolyl isomerase, translating into MLKRLLTIFVALIGIFMATSALSADKENTLYLELPAGRVVIELRPDLAPNHVKRIKELVRQGFYDNLVFHRVIEGFMAQTGDPTGTGMGGSGKNINAEFSSVSHVRGILSMARASALNSADSQFFIVLQDSPFLDGHYTVWGKVTSGMEFVDKIKKGDRAKNGEVQNPDKIIAMRVAADVDAK; encoded by the coding sequence ATGTTGAAAAGACTTTTGACAATTTTTGTCGCTTTAATTGGAATCTTTATGGCAACATCCGCATTAAGTGCAGATAAAGAAAACACTCTCTATCTCGAATTGCCAGCAGGCAGGGTCGTTATTGAGCTTCGTCCTGACCTGGCGCCGAATCACGTAAAACGTATTAAGGAACTGGTTCGCCAAGGCTTCTATGATAATTTGGTTTTCCACCGAGTTATTGAAGGCTTTATGGCGCAGACGGGTGATCCTACTGGCACAGGCATGGGTGGTTCGGGTAAAAATATTAACGCAGAATTTTCGAGCGTTTCACATGTTCGTGGAATCTTATCAATGGCGCGTGCTTCTGCCCTTAATAGTGCGGATAGCCAGTTCTTTATCGTATTACAAGATTCGCCCTTCCTTGATGGTCATTACACCGTATGGGGTAAAGTGACATCTGGTATGGAGTTTGTTGATAAAATCAAAAAAGGCGACCGCGCTAAAAATGGTGAAGTGCAAAATCCTGATAAGATTATAGCCATGCGTGTTGCAGCTGATGTGGATGCTAAGTAA
- the rplQ gene encoding 50S ribosomal protein L17, giving the protein MRHRIKNRKLGRTTPHRKAMFSNMAVALLTHEQIETTLHKAKEIRPIVERLITLAKNNQSLHARRQLLAILKDKAVVEKVLTVLGPRYKTRPGGYLRIIKTGFRQGDNAAVAVIEFVERDVNAKGTILGLKEAA; this is encoded by the coding sequence ATGCGTCACCGTATTAAAAATAGAAAGTTAGGCAGAACAACTCCTCACCGTAAGGCGATGTTTTCTAACATGGCAGTAGCATTGCTGACACACGAGCAAATCGAAACAACCCTCCATAAGGCAAAAGAGATTCGCCCTATCGTTGAGCGTTTGATTACCCTTGCTAAAAACAACCAATCACTGCATGCTCGTCGTCAATTGTTGGCTATCCTTAAAGATAAAGCTGTCGTTGAGAAAGTATTGACGGTGCTTGGCCCTCGCTATAAAACGCGTCCAGGTGGTTATTTGCGCATTATTAAAACTGGTTTCCGCCAGGGTGATAATGCTGCAGTTGCTGTCATCGAGTTTGTTGAGCGTGATGTCAATGCTAAAGGTACTATTTTAGGCTTAAAAGAAGCTGCATAG
- a CDS encoding DNA-directed RNA polymerase subunit alpha, which translates to MLSDNWNKLIKPSNFVVTPVEGVSNSATVVVEPLERGFGVTLGNTLRRVLLSSLQGASVTAIKVNGVLHEFSSVPGVREDVTELVLNIKSLVLKVEGSERRRVRLRTSQPGPVTAGMIESTTGVEVVNKNLVICHLDKGGELDMELIVETGKGYIPANLNRPKDSPIGVIPVDALFSPVRKVAYKVEDSRVGQVTDYDKLSLTIETNGTLSPENAVAYASRILQDQLQLFINFEDEEEQGKSDIESLGFDANLLRKVDELELSVRSQNCLKNDNIVYIGDLVRKTEAEMLKTPNFGRKSLNEIKDVLSSMGLRFGMEVIGWPPENIEDLAKRFEEPF; encoded by the coding sequence GTGTTGTCAGATAATTGGAATAAATTGATTAAGCCATCTAACTTTGTTGTGACACCTGTTGAGGGTGTTTCTAACTCGGCTACTGTGGTTGTTGAGCCGCTCGAGCGTGGATTTGGTGTTACCCTTGGTAACACGTTGCGCCGCGTCTTGTTGTCATCGTTACAAGGTGCTTCGGTTACCGCTATTAAAGTTAATGGCGTGTTGCATGAGTTTTCTTCTGTTCCTGGTGTCCGTGAAGATGTGACTGAGCTGGTATTAAATATTAAATCTCTCGTTCTTAAAGTAGAGGGTTCTGAGCGCCGCCGTGTACGTTTACGTACATCTCAGCCTGGTCCTGTTACTGCTGGAATGATTGAGTCAACTACCGGAGTTGAAGTGGTTAACAAGAATCTGGTTATTTGCCACCTTGATAAAGGCGGTGAGCTTGATATGGAGTTGATTGTTGAAACCGGTAAAGGGTATATCCCTGCGAATTTAAATCGCCCCAAAGATTCTCCTATCGGTGTTATCCCAGTGGATGCTCTCTTTAGCCCAGTTAGAAAAGTGGCTTACAAAGTTGAGGATAGCCGCGTTGGTCAAGTCACTGATTATGACAAATTGTCTTTGACGATTGAAACCAACGGTACACTTTCACCTGAAAATGCGGTGGCTTATGCTTCTCGTATTCTTCAAGATCAATTGCAACTCTTCATCAACTTTGAAGATGAGGAAGAGCAAGGAAAATCAGATATCGAATCACTCGGATTTGATGCAAATCTGTTGCGTAAAGTGGATGAACTTGAGCTTTCTGTCCGTTCTCAGAATTGCCTTAAAAACGATAATATCGTTTACATTGGTGATCTTGTTCGTAAAACGGAAGCTGAAATGCTGAAAACCCCCAATTTTGGCCGTAAATCTTTGAATGAGATTAAAGATGTGTTGTCAAGCATGGGCTTGCGTTTCGGTATGGAAGTTATTGGATGGCCACCAGAGAATATCGAAGATTTGGCAAAGCGTTTTGAAGAGCCATTTTAA
- the rpsK gene encoding 30S ribosomal protein S11: MKNKPAKKNIRAVASGIVSVNASFNNTIVTITDPQGNVLVTASSGSCGFKGSRKSTPYAAQIAAETACKKVVTVYGMKTVSVRVKGVGSGRESALRGVHNSGLNVTIILDITSLPHNGCRRRKNRRV, encoded by the coding sequence ATGAAAAATAAACCTGCAAAGAAAAATATCCGTGCCGTCGCATCTGGTATTGTTAGCGTTAACGCTAGCTTTAACAATACGATTGTGACCATTACTGATCCGCAAGGAAATGTATTAGTGACTGCATCATCTGGTTCATGTGGTTTTAAAGGGTCGCGTAAATCGACACCTTATGCTGCTCAGATTGCTGCGGAAACAGCGTGCAAAAAAGTAGTGACTGTTTATGGCATGAAAACGGTATCGGTACGTGTTAAGGGGGTTGGCTCTGGTCGTGAGTCGGCGTTGCGCGGCGTACATAATAGTGGTTTGAATGTGACCATTATTCTCGATATTACGTCGTTGCCTCATAATGGGTGCAGACGTAGAAAAAACCGCCGTGTTTAA
- the rpsM gene encoding 30S ribosomal protein S13 has protein sequence MARIAGVNLPANKRVVVSLTYIYGIGRSTADKICQALEIPVLKRVKDLTDQEVNTIRKYIEGNHVTEGDLRRVVAMNMKRLIDLGCYRGLRHRRGLPCRGQRTHTNAKTRKKRSSPIAGKKK, from the coding sequence GTGGCTCGGATAGCTGGCGTTAATTTACCTGCAAATAAGCGGGTAGTTGTCTCTTTGACATACATTTATGGTATTGGTCGTTCAACAGCCGATAAGATCTGCCAAGCATTGGAAATTCCTGTGCTGAAGCGTGTCAAGGATTTGACGGATCAGGAAGTCAATACGATTCGTAAATATATAGAAGGCAATCATGTCACCGAAGGTGACTTGCGCCGGGTCGTGGCTATGAATATGAAGCGCTTGATTGATTTAGGCTGCTATCGTGGTCTGCGTCATCGTCGTGGTTTGCCGTGCCGTGGCCAACGTACACATACGAATGCTAAAACGCGTAAAAAGCGTTCGTCTCCTATCGCCGGCAAAAAGAAATAG
- a CDS encoding adenylate kinase, translating to MKIILLGAPGAGKGTQADNLVKRYSIPKLSTGDMLRDAVTKQTAVGKQAQEIMKAGKLVPDDLIVDMIKDRISQADCHKGYILDGFPRTIQQAEALETLLASQQQRIDQVIEFSVDEDQLVKRISGRFTCKSCGEGYNDFYKNPVVAGQCDRCQSGDFIRREDDNETTVRSRLKVYHEQTAPLRDYYQKKALLSKVNGMGAFDQVTQEICSILDKVLRAA from the coding sequence ATGAAAATAATCCTTCTTGGCGCTCCAGGAGCTGGTAAAGGCACTCAGGCAGATAATCTAGTGAAACGTTACAGTATTCCTAAATTATCTACAGGTGATATGCTTCGAGACGCTGTGACGAAGCAAACGGCAGTTGGTAAGCAAGCGCAGGAAATTATGAAAGCGGGCAAACTCGTGCCGGATGATTTAATCGTTGACATGATTAAAGATCGAATCAGTCAGGCGGATTGTCATAAAGGTTATATTTTAGACGGGTTTCCACGGACGATTCAGCAAGCTGAAGCGTTGGAGACGTTACTTGCTTCTCAACAGCAACGCATTGATCAGGTGATCGAATTTAGTGTGGATGAAGACCAGCTGGTTAAGCGGATTTCAGGTCGATTTACCTGTAAATCCTGCGGAGAAGGTTATAATGATTTTTATAAGAACCCTGTTGTGGCGGGCCAATGTGACCGTTGCCAAAGCGGGGATTTTATCAGACGTGAAGACGATAATGAAACAACCGTTCGTTCACGTTTGAAAGTTTACCATGAACAAACAGCCCCCTTAAGGGACTATTATCAAAAGAAAGCGTTGCTTTCGAAGGTTAACGGTATGGGTGCTTTTGATCAGGTTACCCAGGAAATATGCAGTATTCTTGACAAGGTACTAAGAGCTGCGTAG
- the secY gene encoding preprotein translocase subunit SecY yields MRSASDKLAATVNLGVLSKATELKKRLWFILGALIIYRIGTYIPIPGVDALVLEQVMNKNAGGMLAIFNMFSGGALGRMTIFTLSIMPYITASIIIQLMTSISKSLEALKKEGESGRRKINQYTRYCTVLFASFQAFGIAKALENMSINGVSPVIDPGTFFMCTTVVTLVGGTMFLMWLGEQITQRGIGNGTSLIIFSGVVAGLPTALGSTFEMGRTGALSTFFVLGLMVLAVSLIMFIVFMERAQRRIVVQYPKRQMGNKIFGGDSSHLPLKLNTAGVIPPIFASSLLLFPVTLASFRGNSTESSFLDTVILYLSHGKPLYMLMYVALIVFFSFFYTAVVFNPDETADNLKKYGGFIPGRRPGKHTAEYLDFVLTRLTTLGAIYLSIICIFPELLISKYSVPFYLGGTSLLIVVNVVMDTMGQIQTHLFSHQYEGLIRKAKLRGRTK; encoded by the coding sequence ATGCGCTCAGCATCGGACAAATTAGCCGCTACCGTTAATCTTGGAGTCTTGTCTAAGGCGACGGAGTTAAAAAAACGCCTTTGGTTTATTCTGGGTGCGCTTATTATTTATAGAATAGGCACCTATATACCAATCCCTGGTGTTGATGCTTTGGTGCTTGAACAGGTCATGAATAAAAACGCGGGTGGAATGCTTGCCATTTTTAATATGTTTTCTGGTGGTGCTCTCGGTCGTATGACGATCTTCACACTCAGTATCATGCCTTATATTACGGCATCGATCATTATTCAGCTCATGACCTCGATTTCTAAATCGCTTGAAGCGTTAAAGAAAGAGGGTGAAAGCGGACGCCGGAAAATCAACCAATATACACGGTACTGCACGGTACTTTTTGCCTCTTTCCAGGCCTTTGGTATTGCTAAAGCACTTGAGAATATGTCTATTAACGGCGTGTCACCTGTGATTGACCCCGGTACCTTCTTTATGTGCACAACCGTGGTTACCTTGGTTGGTGGGACGATGTTCCTTATGTGGTTAGGCGAACAAATCACCCAGCGTGGTATTGGTAATGGTACATCCCTTATTATTTTTTCAGGTGTTGTCGCCGGCTTGCCAACAGCGTTGGGAAGCACGTTTGAGATGGGACGCACGGGTGCTCTTTCAACATTTTTTGTGTTGGGCTTGATGGTACTAGCTGTCTCCTTAATCATGTTTATTGTCTTTATGGAACGGGCGCAGCGTCGGATTGTGGTACAGTATCCCAAAAGGCAAATGGGCAATAAAATTTTTGGTGGCGATTCCTCGCATCTTCCGCTGAAGCTGAACACAGCTGGTGTTATACCACCTATTTTTGCAAGCTCGTTATTGCTCTTTCCAGTAACGTTGGCAAGTTTTCGTGGGAACAGCACTGAAAGTTCATTCCTAGACACGGTTATCCTTTACCTTTCCCATGGTAAACCGCTCTATATGCTAATGTATGTAGCGTTGATCGTGTTCTTCTCATTCTTCTATACAGCGGTTGTCTTTAACCCTGATGAAACGGCGGATAATCTCAAAAAATATGGTGGCTTTATTCCAGGGCGCAGACCAGGTAAGCATACGGCTGAATATCTTGATTTTGTCTTGACTCGCTTGACTACACTCGGGGCTATCTACTTGTCTATTATCTGTATTTTTCCTGAGTTACTGATTTCAAAATACTCTGTGCCGTTTTATCTTGGCGGTACCAGCTTGCTGATTGTGGTGAATGTGGTTATGGATACGATGGGTCAAATCCAAACGCACTTATTCTCTCACCAATATGAGGGATTAATCCGCAAAGCCAAGCTGCGTGGGAGGACTAAATGA
- the rplO gene encoding 50S ribosomal protein L15, whose amino-acid sequence MVQLNTLRDNPGATHSLMRVGRGYGSGKGKTCGRGYKGQKSRTGVRLNGFEGGQMPLYRRLPKRGFTNIHRQEFAVINLDQLQAAIEAGTLKANAINVQTLKEVGLVRSAAKLVKVLSSGELTKAITIEVDAASQKAQDKISAAGGKIQLNQSLAEKKAKIAEKHSHQPKKKKSVKDEE is encoded by the coding sequence ATGGTTCAGTTAAATACATTAAGAGATAATCCAGGAGCAACCCACTCGCTCATGCGAGTCGGACGTGGGTACGGTTCTGGAAAAGGTAAAACCTGTGGCCGTGGTTATAAAGGTCAGAAATCACGTACTGGTGTACGCTTGAATGGATTCGAAGGTGGACAAATGCCACTTTACCGTCGCTTGCCTAAGCGTGGTTTTACGAATATTCATCGTCAGGAATTTGCGGTTATTAATCTTGACCAATTGCAAGCCGCTATTGAAGCTGGAACGCTGAAGGCTAACGCGATCAATGTGCAAACGCTGAAGGAAGTCGGTTTGGTTCGTTCTGCAGCTAAATTGGTTAAGGTGCTTTCTTCTGGTGAGCTTACCAAAGCAATCACGATTGAAGTTGATGCCGCATCGCAAAAAGCACAGGATAAAATTTCTGCTGCTGGTGGTAAGATTCAGTTAAATCAATCGCTGGCTGAGAAGAAAGCCAAGATTGCTGAAAAACATTCACATCAGCCTAAAAAGAAAAAGTCTGTTAAAGACGAAGAATAG
- the rpmD gene encoding 50S ribosomal protein L30, with amino-acid sequence MTKKVRITMVSSKCKSLKAQKATLLGLGLKKIGSVSELEDTPSVQGMIRKVLHLVKVEQA; translated from the coding sequence ATGACAAAGAAAGTTAGAATAACGATGGTTTCCAGTAAATGTAAATCATTAAAAGCACAGAAGGCTACGCTGTTAGGGCTAGGTCTTAAGAAAATTGGTTCTGTATCGGAATTAGAGGATACTCCTTCAGTTCAAGGTATGATTCGCAAAGTGTTGCATCTGGTTAAAGTAGAGCAAGCTTAG
- the rpsE gene encoding 30S ribosomal protein S5 → MTMSNANVNTDHNQDSDLIEKVVLVKRVAKVVKGGRRFSFAVLVVIGNGKGRVGWGLGKASEVGDARKKAVQAAKRAMIHIPMKEGRTLHHDSFGKYGTSTVVVRTAPSGTGIIAGGATRAVLEVVGMHDVVSKSIGSTNPHNLVKATFDALQNTTSPRNVANRRGKRTGEIKNSAKENKETAE, encoded by the coding sequence ATGACTATGTCAAATGCGAATGTTAACACGGATCACAACCAAGATAGCGATTTAATTGAGAAGGTCGTTCTCGTAAAGCGCGTAGCTAAAGTAGTGAAAGGCGGACGTCGTTTCAGCTTTGCCGTGCTGGTAGTTATTGGTAATGGTAAAGGTCGAGTTGGTTGGGGCCTTGGTAAAGCGAGTGAAGTTGGTGATGCCCGCAAAAAGGCAGTGCAAGCAGCTAAACGTGCCATGATCCATATCCCTATGAAAGAAGGTCGGACTCTCCACCATGATTCATTCGGTAAATATGGTACGTCGACTGTTGTGGTTCGTACCGCTCCTTCAGGAACTGGTATCATTGCTGGCGGTGCAACACGTGCCGTTTTGGAAGTTGTTGGTATGCATGATGTGGTATCTAAATCGATTGGTTCTACCAATCCACATAATTTGGTTAAAGCCACGTTTGATGCACTTCAAAATACCACGTCTCCTCGTAACGTAGCTAACCGACGTGGCAAGCGTACAGGCGAGATTAAAAACTCTGCGAAAGAAAATAAAGAAACCGCAGAATAG
- a CDS encoding 50S ribosomal protein L18, translated as MSAKKKAHLLKRKERNNNSIKKKSNRPRLAVFRSGQHIYAQLVCNVTGDILACASTLEKEIRSKLKTGANVEAAKQIGKLVAERTVLLGIVQVVFDRGGYPYHGRVKAVAEGAREAGLDF; from the coding sequence ATGTCCGCCAAAAAGAAAGCCCATTTACTGAAACGTAAAGAAAGAAATAATAATAGCATTAAGAAAAAAAGCAATCGTCCTCGTCTTGCAGTGTTTCGCTCTGGCCAGCATATTTATGCCCAGCTCGTCTGCAATGTTACTGGAGATATTTTGGCCTGTGCTTCAACCTTGGAAAAAGAAATTCGTTCAAAGTTGAAAACAGGAGCTAATGTTGAAGCCGCAAAACAGATTGGTAAGCTTGTCGCTGAAAGAACTGTTTTGCTGGGTATAGTACAAGTTGTTTTTGATCGTGGGGGATATCCTTACCATGGTCGCGTAAAAGCAGTTGCTGAAGGTGCCCGTGAAGCGGGTCTTGATTTCTAA
- the rplF gene encoding 50S ribosomal protein L6 gives MSRVGKHPVSIPANVQVTIQEGNVLVKGPLGSLESDVIRFVNNDLTKEKLTMTPLSDNPKDRAKWGMAKRIIDNMVEGVVKGYSQTIEIIGVGFKVAQESPKELRFSLGYSHDIVFELPEGITFVIEKPTVLVIKGIDKQKVGQIVGEIIRLRRRDPYKGKGLYRIAPVVEYRRSKEGKKK, from the coding sequence ATGTCTCGCGTAGGTAAACATCCAGTTTCAATTCCTGCTAATGTTCAGGTTACTATCCAAGAAGGAAATGTGTTGGTAAAAGGACCTCTTGGTTCTCTTGAGTCCGACGTCATTCGTTTTGTGAATAATGACTTGACCAAAGAAAAATTGACTATGACTCCATTGTCAGATAATCCTAAGGATCGCGCAAAATGGGGCATGGCTAAACGTATCATTGATAATATGGTTGAGGGAGTTGTTAAAGGTTACTCTCAAACCATCGAAATCATTGGAGTGGGTTTTAAAGTTGCTCAAGAATCCCCTAAGGAACTTCGTTTTTCGTTGGGTTACAGCCATGATATCGTTTTTGAATTACCAGAAGGGATTACCTTCGTCATTGAAAAGCCGACTGTTTTGGTTATTAAAGGAATCGATAAGCAAAAAGTTGGACAGATTGTCGGTGAAATCATTCGTCTTCGTCGCCGCGATCCATACAAAGGAAAAGGCCTTTATCGTATTGCGCCTGTTGTTGAGTATCGTCGTTCTAAAGAAGGCAAGAAGAAATAG
- the rpsH gene encoding 30S ribosomal protein S8, which yields MAMNDTLADMLTRIRNGQSAHLAKVECLNSKLNRAVLEVLKIEGYIQDYQEESQEGKAYTKLTVVLRYHAGKGAITMLKRISKPGRRMYISVAELLKSRVYNGLGISVLSTNKGVMSDIEARRQNVGGELLCNVF from the coding sequence ATGGCAATGAATGATACCTTAGCAGATATGTTAACCAGAATTCGTAATGGTCAATCTGCACACCTGGCGAAAGTCGAGTGTTTAAATTCTAAATTAAATCGTGCTGTTCTTGAAGTGCTGAAAATCGAGGGGTATATCCAAGATTATCAGGAAGAAAGTCAAGAGGGCAAAGCTTATACTAAGTTGACTGTTGTTCTTCGTTACCATGCTGGTAAAGGAGCAATCACGATGCTTAAGCGTATATCTAAACCTGGTCGACGTATGTATATATCGGTGGCAGAGTTGCTTAAGTCCCGTGTGTATAATGGTCTTGGAATTTCGGTTTTATCTACCAATAAGGGTGTTATGTCTGATATTGAAGCCAGACGCCAGAACGTTGGTGGTGAATTGTTATGTAACGTATTTTAG
- the rpsN gene encoding 30S ribosomal protein S14: MAKKSVVRRNDKRARKVKGQASRRADIKARIYDKTGNVTIAEKFQLSMELAGLSRDGSRVRYARRCRLTGRKKGYFRKFNMSRIKLRDLAAYGQLPGVIKASW, translated from the coding sequence ATGGCTAAAAAATCAGTTGTCCGTCGTAACGACAAACGTGCAAGAAAAGTAAAAGGCCAGGCAAGTCGCCGGGCAGATATTAAAGCACGTATTTATGACAAAACAGGGAATGTCACCATAGCTGAGAAATTTCAGTTATCTATGGAATTGGCCGGTTTGTCTAGGGATGGTTCGCGCGTTCGTTATGCTCGCCGTTGCCGTTTGACAGGTCGTAAAAAGGGATATTTCCGTAAGTTTAATATGTCGCGTATTAAACTGCGTGATTTGGCTGCATATGGTCAGTTACCTGGTGTAATAAAAGCAAGTTGGTAG
- the rplE gene encoding 50S ribosomal protein L5, giving the protein MFNLQDHYNKVVVPELKKQFGYTNVHQIPKLLSVHLNMGVGSQAVADSKTINHAYDQLTLIAGQKPVKTKSRKSIAAFKLREGMEIGCKVTLRKERMYDFLERLVFIALPRVRDFRGLSKKSFDGRGNYSLGIKEQIVFPEIDYDKIDRVRGMDIVITTSAKTNEEAEALLKAMCLPLV; this is encoded by the coding sequence ATGTTTAATTTGCAAGATCATTATAATAAGGTAGTTGTTCCGGAGTTGAAGAAACAATTCGGCTATACCAATGTCCACCAGATACCAAAGCTATTATCAGTCCACTTAAATATGGGTGTTGGTAGTCAGGCGGTTGCTGATAGCAAAACAATTAATCATGCTTATGATCAATTGACATTGATTGCTGGTCAAAAACCTGTTAAAACAAAATCGCGTAAATCGATTGCTGCGTTCAAACTTCGTGAAGGTATGGAAATTGGCTGTAAAGTCACTCTCCGTAAAGAGCGTATGTATGATTTTCTGGAAAGGCTAGTATTTATAGCTCTTCCACGGGTTCGTGACTTTCGTGGTTTGTCAAAAAAATCGTTTGATGGTCGTGGCAATTATTCACTGGGTATTAAAGAACAGATCGTTTTCCCAGAGATTGATTATGATAAAATTGATCGGGTTCGTGGTATGGATATCGTGATTACCACATCGGCAAAGACTAATGAGGAAGCAGAGGCTTTGTTGAAAGCTATGTGCTTGCCGCTTGTTTAA
- the rplX gene encoding 50S ribosomal protein L24 has translation MTKLRIKKGDKVIVISGSDKGKTGVVLKVFPEDSKVLVSGVAVATRHQKPMGMKPAGLIKKEQPIHISNVMLVDSEGKPTRVGRRKEGEKNVRFAKTTNEVLN, from the coding sequence ATGACCAAGCTTCGTATTAAAAAGGGTGACAAGGTAATTGTCATTTCGGGATCTGACAAAGGTAAAACAGGTGTAGTGCTTAAAGTTTTCCCTGAGGATTCTAAAGTACTTGTTTCTGGTGTTGCAGTGGCTACTCGCCATCAAAAGCCAATGGGTATGAAACCTGCAGGTCTGATTAAGAAAGAGCAACCTATACACATCTCTAATGTGATGTTGGTAGATTCGGAAGGCAAGCCTACACGTGTAGGCCGTCGCAAAGAAGGTGAAAAGAACGTCCGCTTCGCGAAAACAACCAATGAAGTTCTAAACTAA
- the rplN gene encoding 50S ribosomal protein L14, which yields MIQMQTRLVVADNSGAQEVMCVKVLGGSKRKTASIGDVIVVSVKKANPHAKIKKGEVHRAVIVRTRKDIRRQDGSVIRFDNNAAVLINKQGEPLATRIFGPVARELRARKFMKIISLAPEVL from the coding sequence ATGATCCAGATGCAGACAAGATTAGTTGTAGCAGATAACTCAGGTGCACAGGAAGTAATGTGCGTTAAGGTGCTTGGTGGTTCCAAACGTAAAACCGCAAGCATTGGTGATGTTATCGTAGTATCCGTGAAGAAAGCAAATCCTCACGCGAAAATTAAAAAAGGTGAAGTTCATCGTGCTGTTATAGTACGCACCAGAAAGGATATACGTCGTCAAGATGGTTCCGTTATTCGTTTTGATAATAACGCGGCTGTGTTGATCAATAAGCAGGGGGAACCTCTTGCTACTCGTATATTTGGCCCAGTTGCCCGTGAACTTCGTGCCAGAAAATTTATGAAAATTATTTCGTTAGCGCCGGAGGTACTGTAA